Proteins encoded in a region of the Neodiprion virginianus isolate iyNeoVirg1 chromosome 2, iyNeoVirg1.1, whole genome shotgun sequence genome:
- the LOC124299141 gene encoding ubiquitin-associated domain-containing protein 1, whose amino-acid sequence MFPWMRGQILEAWSSRRSSREAGRRSSALSSADPGNRSTNSGVTMLVSPQSIPESFSVNIISLEGHVFGINIKPDFTIEKIKAVATKHFYGQDTSKPSSCFRLVHATKLKSLSDEKKAEEEGIEKFDELLMVEIHPVIIKENLTEEILKGPSEEVIARITAGLPIKNPSRPAPSADCPADFQNEIRKILITLVQTSAKILNHSPEAAKIYEVIRERWEARCKPPNDPKSVKYLMDMGFSEKKVLKALRLRKMNTSEALEWLIEHGDDPDEEDFELPSLDASLDVDTGGPSSSGTSGRRRSLKEACVDLFKGGSQSSKREPNLINVVALLLESFRQFKKLDFKPNTRVISSLQEMGFEEKKIIEALKVTGNNQPNACEWLLGERRPSLEDLDEGLDPDGPIYKAIMSNPHIQLSLTSPKMLLAYLSMLESPMSANIWINDPEASPVLSQIFKTYHAEKHAIHMNRFVES is encoded by the exons ATGTTTCCATGGATGCGTGGACAAATACTGGAAGCCTGGAGTAGCAGACGGAGCTCTCGAGAAGCCGGGAGGCGCTCCTCGGCTCTCTCTTCTGCGGACCCAGGAAATCGCTCTACAAATTCAGGTGTTACAATGCTTGTGTCACCACAGTCAATCCCTGAGAGTTTCTCAGTTAACATTATCAG tttGGAGGGCCATGTGTTTGGCATCAACATCAAGCCAGACTTTAccatagaaaaaattaaagcaGTCGCAACTAAACACTTTTATGGACAAGACACATCAAAGCCTTCATCATGCTTTAGATTAGTTCATGCAACAAAACTAAAGTCGTtatctgatgaaaaaaaagcagagGAAGAGGGCATTGAAAAGTTTG atgaGTTGCTGATGGTGGAGATCCATCCAgttataataaaagaaaatctaacAGAAGAGATTCTAAAAGGACCCAGTGAGGAGGTGATAGCTCGAATCACGGCAGGACTTCCAATTAAAAACCCATCACGACCTGCGCCCAGTGCCGATTGCCCAGctgat TTTCAGAATGAAATAAGAAAGATTCTCATCACACTGGTCCAAACTTCTGCAAAGATTTTAAATCATAGTCCTGAAGCAGCTAAAATTTATGAAGTAATTAGGGAAAGATGGGAGGCCAGATGCAAACCGCCAAATGATCCCAAGTCTGTTAAATATCTCATGGATATGGGCTTCTCGGAGAAGAAAGTATTGAAAGCTCTACGGCTCAGGAA GATGAATACTTCTGAAGCACTTGAGTGGCTCATAGAGCATGGAGATGATCCAGATGAAGAAGATTTTGAGTTACCATCGTTAGACGCGAGCCTAGATGTGGATACAGGAGGACCTAGTTCCTCAGGAACTTCGGGCAGAAGGAGAAGTCTCAAGGAAGCATGTGTCGATTTATTCAAAGGAG GTAGTCAGAGTTCCAAGAGAGAGCCAAACTTGATTAACGTCGTCGCTCTGCTGTTAGAGTCTTTTCGTCAGTTCAAAAAACTCGATTTCAAACCAAACACGAGGGTGATATCCTCACTTCAAGAGATGGGGTTTGAGGAGAAGAAAATCATAGAAGCACTGAAAGTCACTGGAAATAATCAACCAAATGCA tgCGAATGGCTCTTAGGTGAGAGACGCCCTAGCTTAGAAGATTTGGACGAAGGCCTGGACCCTGACGGGCCAATTTATAAAGCAATTATGTCAAACCCTCACATACAACTCAGTCTCACCAGTCCAAAAATGTTACTAG CATACTTATCGATGCTAGAGAGTCCAATGTCAGCGAATATCTGGATAAATGACCCAGAAGCTTCACCAGTGTTGAgccaaattttcaaaacctaCCATGCGGAAAAACATGCTATTCACATGAATCGTTTTGTTGAGAGCTAA
- the LOC124299137 gene encoding ribosomal biogenesis protein LAS1L isoform X2 produces the protein MAFKRDHRKQVPWFSLTEWHDVYEQIYSNDTVEQIKGYKRLLVWKARLPKLPVGVECTLAIMQVCLRDREITPKIDKGDLPAYYENDLCLMYSTTIMRFLNHITNIGETKQSSLFQIAKQLNIPRWIVNIRHDAAHGHELPSLDVLRIATNILLEWLHEEYWATELKAMEDNITKQAEEENEPEEAQTLTDLIELWIAVGLYIHAGYTSIKDIPDAQLRETLSNLRAYALNLPNNENTEYTDIDVNTETRNDTDPCDDEKHELVAEQSNLLCQISKYLSKNKFPPDKDEIILNVLLGGEAFLPSEEFLEIFGRRKKSSPDTENCNCLPSRFINFWQEFITMLHEKEILQKLILRLLELINDETENEQKHLIASLWMKYIASSLCKIKLAHKIKHRLEHVGENKRRRTSSTTLSLKVRDEVDRNFPELRDILWLNVLAGQNIEDQTELVGNDNVKTINDFTALFEDHINENIRSDERLEQFNFEDNIKIADLTTRNSNWILEKEKSVDWGSCPIGILPWQLDSMDTVDTSSVVNVISDTGSKDVDIVPGIINSKSLMMRSKINWNSVLGKKKRPKWKKNLGNIDNMVDMAIQIVKKNC, from the exons ATGGCGTTCAAGCGGGATCATCGGAAGCAAGTGCCATGGTTTTCGCT CACCGAGTGGCACGACGTGTACgaacaaatttattccaacGATACGGTTGAGCAGATTAAAGGCTACAAGAGGCTACTGGTATGGAAAGCGAGGCTTCCGAAATTGCCAGTTGGCGTCGAATGCACGCTGGCTATTATGCAAGTCTGCCTCAGAGACAGGGAAATCACCCCAAAGATTGACAAAGGAGATTTACCGGCTTATTATGAGAATGATCTCTGCCTGATGTACTCAACAACGATCATGAGGTTCCTTAATCACATAACCAACATCGGCGAAACTAAGCAATCTTCCCTTTTTCAAATAGCTAAACAGCTTAATATTCCACGATGGATTGTCAACATACGACACGATGCTGCACACGGCCATGAATTACCATCACTCGATGTATTGCGTATAGCTACAAATATACTACTCGAATGGCTACAt GAAGAATATTGGGCAACAGAATTGAAAGCTATGGAAGATAACATTACTAAACAAGCGGAAGAAGAGAATGAGCCAGAAGAAGCACAGACGTTAACGGATTTAATTGAATTGTGGATCGCAGTTGGTTTATATATCCATGCTGGTTACACCTCGATAAAAGACATACCTGATGCACAGTTAAG AGAAACGTTGAGTAATTTACGAGCATATGCTTTGAACTTGCCAAACAACGAAAATACAGAATACACCGATATTGACGTCAATACAGAAACTCGAAATGACACTGATCCTTGTGATGATGAGAAACACGAACTGGTAGCAGAACAAAGCAATCTTTTGTGTCAAATATCTAAATATTTGagcaaaaacaaatttccacCAGATAAAGACGAAATTATATTGAATGTTCTACTTGGAGGGGAAGCATTCCTTCCAAGCGAAGAATTTCTTGAGATATTTGGGAGGAGAAAGAAATCAAGTCCAGATACTGAAAACTGTAACTGTCTTCCATCacgtttcatcaatttttggCAAGAGTTTATAACAATGTTACATGAGAaggaaattttacaaaaactaATACTGCGGCTATTGGAACTGATAAATGATGAGACAGAGAATGAGCAAAAGCATCTTATTGCATCTTTGTGGATGAAATATATAGCGTCTAGTCTgtgcaaaataaaattagctCACAAAATCAAACATAGGTTGGAACATGTCGGAGAAAACAAAAGGAGGAGAACTTCGTCAACCACATTGTCTCTTAAAGTTCGAGACGAAGTTGATAGAAACTTTCCCGAACTTAGAGATATTTTATGGCTAAATGTCTTAG CAGGGCAAAATATTGAAGACCAGACTGAATTAGTTGGTAACGATAATGTCAAAACCATCAATGATTTTACTGCATTGTTTGAAGATCatatcaatgaaaatatcagAAGTGATGAGCGATTGGAACAGTTCAATTTCGAAGATAATATCAAAATAGCAGATCTAACAACCAGAAATTCAAACTGGATACTTGAAAAAG aaaaaaGTGTTGATTGGGGAAGTTGTCCAATTGGAATACTACCGTGGCAGTTGGATTCGATGGACACAGTGGATACAAGTTCAGTGGTCAATGTAATAAGTGACACAGGTTCCAAAGATGTTGATATTGTACCAGGAATTATCAATAGTAAAAGTTTAATGAtgagaagtaaaataaattggaaCAGCGTTttgggaaaaaagaagagaccaaagtggaaaaaaaatctcggaAACATTGATAACATGGTCGATATGGCAATTcaaattgtgaagaaaaacTGTTGA
- the LOC124299137 gene encoding uncharacterized protein LOC124299137 isoform X1, giving the protein MAFKRDHRKQVPWFSLTEWHDVYEQIYSNDTVEQIKGYKRLLVWKARLPKLPVGVECTLAIMQVCLRDREITPKIDKGDLPAYYENDLCLMYSTTIMRFLNHITNIGETKQSSLFQIAKQLNIPRWIVNIRHDAAHGHELPSLDVLRIATNILLEWLHEEYWATELKAMEDNITKQAEEENEPEEAQTLTDLIELWIAVGLYIHAGYTSIKDIPDAQLRETLSNLRAYALNLPNNENTEYTDIDVNTETRNDTDPCDDEKHELVAEQSNLLCQISKYLSKNKFPPDKDEIILNVLLGGEAFLPSEEFLEIFGRRKKSSPDTENCNCLPSRFINFWQEFITMLHEKEILQKLILRLLELINDETENEQKHLIASLWMKYIASSLCKIKLAHKIKHRLEHVGENKRRRTSSTTLSLKVRDEVDRNFPELRDILWLNVLGEIPSILTDIDFVRTIISNLNSKFSNHFVEPLLELITPSIRDDVRENLIHFISIYTAGQNIEDQTELVGNDNVKTINDFTALFEDHINENIRSDERLEQFNFEDNIKIADLTTRNSNWILEKEKSVDWGSCPIGILPWQLDSMDTVDTSSVVNVISDTGSKDVDIVPGIINSKSLMMRSKINWNSVLGKKKRPKWKKNLGNIDNMVDMAIQIVKKNC; this is encoded by the exons ATGGCGTTCAAGCGGGATCATCGGAAGCAAGTGCCATGGTTTTCGCT CACCGAGTGGCACGACGTGTACgaacaaatttattccaacGATACGGTTGAGCAGATTAAAGGCTACAAGAGGCTACTGGTATGGAAAGCGAGGCTTCCGAAATTGCCAGTTGGCGTCGAATGCACGCTGGCTATTATGCAAGTCTGCCTCAGAGACAGGGAAATCACCCCAAAGATTGACAAAGGAGATTTACCGGCTTATTATGAGAATGATCTCTGCCTGATGTACTCAACAACGATCATGAGGTTCCTTAATCACATAACCAACATCGGCGAAACTAAGCAATCTTCCCTTTTTCAAATAGCTAAACAGCTTAATATTCCACGATGGATTGTCAACATACGACACGATGCTGCACACGGCCATGAATTACCATCACTCGATGTATTGCGTATAGCTACAAATATACTACTCGAATGGCTACAt GAAGAATATTGGGCAACAGAATTGAAAGCTATGGAAGATAACATTACTAAACAAGCGGAAGAAGAGAATGAGCCAGAAGAAGCACAGACGTTAACGGATTTAATTGAATTGTGGATCGCAGTTGGTTTATATATCCATGCTGGTTACACCTCGATAAAAGACATACCTGATGCACAGTTAAG AGAAACGTTGAGTAATTTACGAGCATATGCTTTGAACTTGCCAAACAACGAAAATACAGAATACACCGATATTGACGTCAATACAGAAACTCGAAATGACACTGATCCTTGTGATGATGAGAAACACGAACTGGTAGCAGAACAAAGCAATCTTTTGTGTCAAATATCTAAATATTTGagcaaaaacaaatttccacCAGATAAAGACGAAATTATATTGAATGTTCTACTTGGAGGGGAAGCATTCCTTCCAAGCGAAGAATTTCTTGAGATATTTGGGAGGAGAAAGAAATCAAGTCCAGATACTGAAAACTGTAACTGTCTTCCATCacgtttcatcaatttttggCAAGAGTTTATAACAATGTTACATGAGAaggaaattttacaaaaactaATACTGCGGCTATTGGAACTGATAAATGATGAGACAGAGAATGAGCAAAAGCATCTTATTGCATCTTTGTGGATGAAATATATAGCGTCTAGTCTgtgcaaaataaaattagctCACAAAATCAAACATAGGTTGGAACATGTCGGAGAAAACAAAAGGAGGAGAACTTCGTCAACCACATTGTCTCTTAAAGTTCGAGACGAAGTTGATAGAAACTTTCCCGAACTTAGAGATATTTTATGGCTAAATGTCTTAGGTGAAATACCCAGTATCCTGACTGATATAGATTTTGTTAGAACAATCATTTCTAATCTGAATAGCAAATTTTCTAATCATTTCGTTGAACCACTTTTGGAACTGATAACACCCAGCATAAGGGATGACGTCAGGGAAAATCTTATTCATTTCATCAGTATTTATACAGCAGGGCAAAATATTGAAGACCAGACTGAATTAGTTGGTAACGATAATGTCAAAACCATCAATGATTTTACTGCATTGTTTGAAGATCatatcaatgaaaatatcagAAGTGATGAGCGATTGGAACAGTTCAATTTCGAAGATAATATCAAAATAGCAGATCTAACAACCAGAAATTCAAACTGGATACTTGAAAAAG aaaaaaGTGTTGATTGGGGAAGTTGTCCAATTGGAATACTACCGTGGCAGTTGGATTCGATGGACACAGTGGATACAAGTTCAGTGGTCAATGTAATAAGTGACACAGGTTCCAAAGATGTTGATATTGTACCAGGAATTATCAATAGTAAAAGTTTAATGAtgagaagtaaaataaattggaaCAGCGTTttgggaaaaaagaagagaccaaagtggaaaaaaaatctcggaAACATTGATAACATGGTCGATATGGCAATTcaaattgtgaagaaaaacTGTTGA
- the LOC124298641 gene encoding transmembrane protein 170A: MLHKVISATAMSNEPTPLTATSNNDENALYNPLSSFLQMWYQIFLWALFSSIFVHTIAAAICFATLRKHKYGKFFPLLIIIMGVLLPLTSGILSSAAVAFVYRASGYQMLPLYALLWGIGQTVMAACVGFTRILATL; encoded by the exons ATGCTGCACAAAGTGATTTCAGCTACAGCAATGTCCAATGAGCCAACACCTCTTACTGCAACAtcaaataatgatgaaaatgcaCTTTACAATCCACTCAGTTCATTTCTTC AGATGTGGTATCAGATATTTCTCTGGGCATTATTTTCGTCCATATTCGTCCATACCATTGCAGCAGCAATTTGTTTTGCGACATTACGAAAACATAAATATGGAAA GTTCTTCCCActgctaataataataatgggGGTATTGCTGCCGTTAACATCAGGAATTCTGAGTTCCGCAGCAGTAGCATTTGTCTACCGTGCATCAGGCTATCAGATGCTGCCTTTATATGCTTTACTGTGGGGTATCGGACAAACTGTAATGGCTGCTTGTGTTGGATTCACAAGGATATTAGCTACTTTATAA